The genomic stretch CATCAATACTACCTTCTGAGTAAATATGAAGTGCTACAGTGTGGTGATGTTGAGAAACTTATTAAGAAACGACAAACCCCAGATGAAACACCGGTGTACTATGTCTCCATTGAAGACACTTATGACATAGTTAAGAGGGCCCATGTTGCAACTGGGCACGGTGGTCGAGATAGAATGACTAAAGAACTCCAAGTGAAATACGCCAATATTCAGCGGGATACAGATGAACTATTCAAATCGTTGTGTCAGGAATGccagaaaaagagaaagcgacCAATGACAAAGGGAGTTGTGGTTAAACCTATTCTGAGTAGTGAATTTTCATCAAAGGGGCAGGTAGATCTTATTGACATGCAGTCTATGTCGTGTAGAACTTACAAATGGATTATGGTTTACCAAGACCACTTAACAAAGTTTTGCGTTCTGCGTCCACTCAAATCAAAGCGTGCAGCTGAAGTAGCATTCCAACTAgctgatatttttcttctcttgggGCTCCTGTAATTCTTCAATCAGACAATGGTTCTGAGTTTACTGCTCAGATCATTACTGAACTGTGTTCCATGTGGCCTGAATTATCCATCGTTTATGGTAAGCCAAGACACCCACAGAGTCAAGGCTCTGTGGAGAGAGCAAATGGTGACATAAAGGACATGCTTGTTGCTCGGATGGCTGACAATAACTCAACGGACTGGGCAACAGGCataaaatttgttcaattctccaGGAATTCTGCCTATCACGCAGGGATCAAGAGAAGTCCATATGCTGCAATGTTTGGTGTGAATGCCAGAGTCGGACTGACATCAACATCACTTCCACAAGAAATCATCAGTTCCCTGCAGTCTGAACAAGACCTTGTAACCTTGCTTCAAGAAAGAGAAACTGATACCAGCAATCCTGAAACAGAAAGTACAGACCAAGAACATGAACCTGTATCCCCTCATCACCCTGATCTTGATCAACTGCAACACAGCATCAACTCCCAACGTATAGCTGCCAGCGAATCCCAGAAACAACAAGCGGAGCGTATGGTGAAGAGAAGCCGAATAGAGTTAAAAGCAGGTGAGATAGGAGACAACGTTGCTCTTCCCATTCCTTTAGTTGATCGACGTCGTGGAGACCCAAGGAACATCTTAGGAGTTACAGTGAGTAGGAGCATAAACGATCAGTACAAAGTAGCTACCAAAAGTGGTGTTCTAAAAGGAAGCTATTCAAGGAATCAATTTGACATTTGTCCTGAAAGATTGCTGAGAGAGGGTGAAATTAACAGTGATACAGAAATTTCTCTCCGAGAAGCCGTTATCAAAGAATCTGTCAATGGAGGACAAGGTTTTGTTAAGTGTTCTTGTAATGGTCACCAAAAATGCCAATCAAACCGATGTAAATGTTTCAAATCTAAACAGCTTTGCAATAGTAGATGTCATAACAGCCTTAATTGTACAAACAAGTAGCATGAATGAGTAATTGTGTTGTCATATGTAATTCTATTGTTTAAGTGATTTAATTTTGAACTACAGTTGTACTTttgtaatttgtgattttttatgaataaaaataatgtgccATGTCATATTAACATgcttttaaaatatactgtatttgaaaaaaaaacaaattatgtaGCTAGTCCTGAATTTCTACTTTATTTCACCTTTCAcatgtcaaaaacaaaataccgtaaatttctttagtcatttcGTGAAATAGCTGGGCAAAAAATTTAGTCATTTCATGAAATTActataattttcagtcatttcgtGAACTGACTGGCCTCCACAGGCAATACATGTAATGACTAAGAATTttagtcatttcacgaaatgactgatttcatgtctgactatatatatatatatatatatatatatatatatatatatatatatatatatatatatatatatatatatatatatatatatatatgcataattttaagAACACTTCCGCCTCACCTGATAAATCAAATTTTTGGTTCCCTACTCTCTTCTTATTATATTTAGACATTCTGATAGTGAATTTTTATACAGATataatcatttcatatatatatatatatatatatatatatatatatatatatatatatatatatatatatatataaataatatatatatatatatatatatatacataattttaagaAGAACACTTCTGCCTCACCTGATAAATCAAATTTTTGGTTCACTGTTCCGTCTTCAATAAATACTATTATCTATCTACGCAAAActttaaatacattattttcgAGTCTTTACGCAGACCCCAAGCTCCCATCGAGGCGAGAAGAGCGAAAGCCTTGCAGTCACtagataaacaatgaaaaatgcaatcaaggccaccgaaaatagatctgtctttcggtggtctcggtataatgctgtatgagccgtgacccttgagactttaacgacggcccggtggtggcctaccctatatcgttgccagacgcacgattatggataactttaaccttaaataaagtaaaaactaatgaagctagagggctgcaatttggtatgtttgatgattgaagggtgggtgatcaacataccaatttgcagccctctagcctcggtagtttttaagacctgagggctgacagaaaaactgctaacagaataaaatgcggacggacagacaaagccggcacaatagttttcttttacagaaaactaaaagcataatATCAAGTTCATTAGGAAAGCAAACGATGTGACACTCACATCGTGGGGATgactaattttattgttttatttctagaatttcccattcagttttatttgctttataacCCCGGTTCCAATAGGTATtgaattcagttattttcatatcCTATTTGTTTCgtctatatattttcattttaacaattttttatggGTTCGAATCATATACACAGAAAGTCAAAGATCTTCGTAATAATACACTTAAAACGAACATTCGAATTTCACAACCTGGTCTGTGACTTATAAGTGCTGGACAAATGTTGAACTTTTCTTACCAACTATCAAAACATTGATATACATTTGGTCGTTCCTTCTGAACGACGTGACGTAGGTGTTCCCCGAAAGCATACCTGTATGATACATGTATTGCAAGCTTTGCGAAATATTCTGCTTCACACTTCACTGAAGAGACCTTTTCCGAGCGAGCGCCTCCTATTCAGGTTCAATGCTCCTTTTACAGCGCCGCTTTCATGAGCTTCaggaaaaggaaatttcataaactctctctctctctctctctctctctctctctctctctctctctctctctctctctctcttcgcctgtTTCGGAGTCTAATTTTGAAAGCTGGCGTGATTAACTGGTGGTCGTAACCAGAAGTGAGATCATATAATAATGTGATGTCTAACGGCGACATCTTCATTCCCACAGTGATTTAAGCGCCAACAccatttttggataataataataataataataataataataataataataataataataataataataataataataataataataacacacctGTAGCTACCGTCGGTGGGTCGAGCCCATCAGGTGactatcacttatcaattataattccccaaaGGTAATATTCCCTTGGTAGAGAGAATTAGATACTAATACACGTAAAgtctgtagcttaatgtttgtgtatatatatatatatatatatatatatatatatatatatatatatatatatatatatatatatatatatatatatatataaaacatacatatatatatatatatatatatatatatactatatatatatatatatatatatatatatatatatatatatatatatataaaatatataacaggaGAGCGTAGAAGAAGACGGCATGAAAcgtaattcactttattcttactgAGACATTTCAGCCAACTTTCACAGGCCTTGGTCTTAACTTTTagagttttcgtttttttttttaaattttaaattaaattcattgtctaccctCCTCCAAAGAGCCATGACATTAACTTCTGATTGGAGTCTTTTCCAAAAAGAAATCGGAAAtctttacgattattttaaatcaaattgtcatcctcctaatctctttatgaaatatgtcaggaaaacgctggatatttcatttcatcctccagcagcaatacatttggcccGTAAACTCTAAGTTCTGTATACGATTTCCTTATATtcatgacacctctttcttacgtcacttaaggagaatttttattaattattttccggctgttgatgtcaagtttgtcttaatgaaccctaggactattggtagtatgttgcgtcataaagagagattaactcccttaatgcagtccggtgttgtctatatttatacttgctgccgatgcaacaggcagacttacgttggcaacacgcGCCGCCTGCTTAAGATGAGATGTGCTGCACATATGGGCAttagtttccgtacagggtgtaaactatccaacccagaactatctaacattaggaatcatgtgaaatcttgcaaaaatataatataaattataaggatttcaagatattattatcaagtccatatgtatctctagctataaagaaactagttcccaccttaaacaaccactcttcatctgttcccttgcaCAGAGCTTAAACCACTCCCTTCTTgctgtttactttcggtgcatcttccatacagcaactgagctccgttgagacaaggtgtcctTTTAACTACTctgaactttgtgtgtgtgtgttttttttttatagagtaatttttatttcgatGTTGTgtcttgctttgttttgctttattcaatgtgttctgcgtgtcaacaaaaaatcaTTTGTTATGCTATATTGTTTATCcgtttttaatctttcattttagcctgggtgatgagacattggtctcgaaacgtcggaGTAAGAatgaagtgaattatgtttcatgttgTCTTCTCCTACGCCTTCTGGTTTTGTACTGGTGAGGAATAGCCTTAACGTCATGTTgaattataggctatatatataaatatatatatatatatatatatatatatatatatatatatatatatatatagatatatatatttatatatatacatatatatatatatatatatatttatacatatatataatattataatctcTCTTTGGATACGTTATAGCAACATTTGTTTGACTTTAAAATTTCTTGATTGTTTTGACGGTCACAACAaaccaaatatatttctttgaatttagtACCTGTATAGGTAAATACGGTTAACAAAAACAGTTATTCATAGATGACAAGATACAAATTGAAGAGTCACTATTGAATACTGAGTGGGACGTATAAAAACCGGGAGTGatctcaagaaaagaaaagacaaaggtCACTGCCACTTTCGCACTTACACTGCTAAATTGCGAGTGAAATCCCACAATGACGTCAAGGACAACTGGAGTTAGGAGTATGCAAAATTCTTTCAAGCGTTAAGTctagaaatgttaaaaatacgGTTGTCTCGCTTTTGTAAATGTGACagaatttacttattcattttactaAGGTGTGTGCCTGTacttgagtttatatatatacatacatatacatatacatatatatatatatatacatatatatatatatatatatatatatatatatatatatatatatatatatattttactattttgtcaaatatttaaGTTCAtcttcaaataaagaaataacgttctatatataaatatatatatatataagtacactgTGACAAGGTGTTATATtaattgatcatatatatatatatatatatatatatatatatatatatatatatatatatatatatatatatatatatatatatagtatgtatgtatgtatatgagtgtgtgtataaaataaatatatatatatatatatatatatatatatatatataagatataagatttatatatataaagatttatatatatatatatattatatatatatacatgtgtgtatatatattttatgtttataaatgtaaCAGAAATGACAGAAACAGTTAAGACCGAAAGGTAATCGATGAAAAAATAACAGTTGTCTTAACATTATCATGCATATCGAGTAACAGGAAGACTAGGACATTGTCTTATAGTATAATAGAAACGGCTTAGGAAATACCCCCCCCtaaacccccaccccaccacttACCCTATAGTGGGCCCCAGGGGCTTTGGGTGTAGCAAGGACTGACGCATCAACAAGATGAAGGAAAGGGTCGAGTGAGGAAGAGGAAATTGAATGTGAAAGGAAAGTGGGAAGGAGATAGAATAATGATCAAGTTAAGAGTAGGAATTATATAAAGTGATGAAGAGTGAAATGAGATGAAGGAGGAATTGAGGAAGAGGTGTAAAGCAAATAGAGTGACGTAGAAAGAGAGCTCAGGAATAGGAGAAGAGGGGATTaaagaataaagatgaaataaaagggaTAGATAGTGgagaagacaaagaaagagaaaacgcaGTAATGTCTGATAAAAACGTATAGCAGCAGGATTAAATCAGAGGAAAACCCCACACAAAATGCATAACAAACAATGACACGAACATACAAAGAAGCCACAAAGGAAATTGCATCATTCCATTTAATTCCTCGTTAAGATGGAAGATTCGTCTCGATACCTCAGATGCCAAACGTTCGTGACTGGAAGACGCTGAAATGTTTTAGGCGAACGACCGAGGCTCCAGGAACGTTTTTAATGACGTCCAGATCTGAAACGTTTTCTCTCTCGAGTCGTCCTGGCATTTCTGCAAAAGCCCAGAGAGGTTGTCTGGATTCCAGGGGAATGTTTCTTTCGCAATAGATCAATTGAAAATGGCACGGAATTTAATACTTAGAggattaccctctctctctctctctctctctctctctctctctctctctctctctctctctctctctctctctcctatttcctaaaattttagttaaatatCTTTTTTCCCAAATCATTTAGtaattgaacaaaaaaaatttcaacaatattttccaGAATGAAAAAGGGAACAATTAGCAAACTATGAGGAAGAAGCGAGggcatttattaaataaattttctctcttttttaatattaacagaGAAAGTAGGAAATACAAGCAACTACCTTCCTTCGAATTTCTCAATTTCTTGAAGGGCAATAATACCTGTCACGCCATAATGTTTCTTCACTTTGAATATTCACATAGGAGAAAGTTCGATGCAGTCAGCACCCtcaatttttaatatctttacttATGTGCCTTTGCATAAACCAGCATGGGTTGTTATTCAGAAATGCAATTCTTAAAACTAACCTTGAGAGTTCATTAATACTtagaatatatttaaagtaatttgcataaaccaGCATGGGTTGTTATTCAGAAATGCAATTCTTAAAACTAACCTTAAGAGTTCATTAATACTTAggatatatttaaagtaattcttTGAGGAAAGCAAACGTTTCTTCTTTTAGAAgattttacgtaatatttctgtgaaaacaaatataataataataataataataataataataataataataataataataataataataataataataataataataataataataataaattttatttaagctcAAGGCCATATCCATGGAATacacaaagtagagacaataaaatatacgCAATCTAGAAACATGAGATAACATGACAAAAAATGATGATCggcaatgacagtaataatattgagaataataataaaaaataataaaaatgataacaattaaacataGAGAAGTCTCCATTTGATTCAGACCCCCTGTACAAATAGCCCAAGCAAGCAACAATTTTATTCTGCAAATAATTCAAGTCCCATATAGACGAGAAATTGGAGATAACAGGATGAGAAGAGAATCCTCCTCTCAACTGTCTCTCACTGACCCTAACAGCAAAGTTATGATTTTGCCTTAAGACCCGTACATGAATAATGAAACCTATAACGCTACATCGTCTACAAAGATACGCTATATTTTCAAGGAAGGGAAGGTATCAGTGAGAACATTCGGCCCATTCAAATCGATAGCAGAGTTTTCGGATCTCTCCTAGACAGTGGCCctcacgggttttaacccggtatgtatccacctttggtgcgtgtttagtacaagcccgctgggattaccgtaaaaacataaacaaaagactataaatatcatgAAGACAATGACCTCTAAAaaatgttagtcctagataacgacccccggaaaacccttgggggtcactatctacgaaagatCCGAGTTTTCTAACCTACGAggaaccacacacaaacacagttcaGAAAGATACTAAATCgacttgagaaaatatttttggctCTCTGAACcaagaaagttaagaaatctagtCCTAATCTGAGGCAAGAACACAAAGCATTCAGCTTTGGAAAACACTAAGCCACGAAGTGAGAAAATGATGGCACATCGCTGGTGATACAAAAAAGAATCATTCAGTATCAAAGATGAAATTACGGTCACACTAAGAGAGGATATAATATAACTGGCAGACTGTAACTTTGAGCAACTAGCTGCGAAGGGAAATACAGTACTGCTCTTGCATATAAGTAACGGGAAAGAGGCTTCTGCAACGAGAATGCTAATGACCCATTaccgaaaatagatatagaaGGATATGGGAGGAATTCATTATTCAAATAAgacttttactgacaatttcttcGAATGGTAAAAGCAGAATACGTATATCTTATGTCCCTGGCATTGCTTCTTTCTTATACACCCTTAAATCATAATCTCTTGAATAACAGTCATTTGTTTACTCTGTCTCTCCCTATGTACAAATCTACTCagaactctctcttcctctatgtACCCTGATTAGTAAGGATATAAAATATGAACGTTCATTAAATCCATACAATAATTCCCGtggagggttagtgccgtcagtgcacctcatgcggttcattgtaggcatgacttaaggttctttgtagcttcccttcggcccctagtagcaacccctgtcattccttttactggtcctccgttcatattctctgtcttccatcttattttccaccctctcctaaccattaattcatagtgcaactgcgagtgttttctcctgttacacctttcaaacctttttaccctcaatttccgtttcagcgctgaatgacctcatgggtcccaggacttggccattggactaaattctatattctattctattctgttctattaaatcccaacagtaaaaaatgcatttataatgTCGCAAGGCAACGTATTCTGAACTGTTGGTTTTATCGGCAAGTGATTACTTGTGTGTGGACCCATCTCCTACACGTATCTTAACATGCAATGGATGCTCCATTTATCTGGGGCTAGATAAAACAAAATGTGCCCTCTCAATAAGAATAAGAACCTCACGCACGTTAACTGGGAAGACCATTATCGCGAGAGACGAAAATCTCAGTCAACATAAGAATATATTTCCCCTTTTAAAAGTAATGATTTCCAGTTGTATGGAATGTACatatttactcacgacattcattcaAGATCTATTGTAGATTCATTCGTCTTGCAACAGTGCCCATTTATGCATGTATCTGAGTACTTCCAACCCTTTGTAAAATAGAATGTCTCAAGTAGTGAAACCTGTAGTAAAACGCATTCAACCTGCTTCTTCGGTATTGTTGCTTTGCTTGGCCAGAAGAGGTTCTGTCCCCGCTTTTGAACCTCATTCCAGAAagcactggattttttttttttttttttttaccgcagaGGTGAACGGCCATAAACATTTCGACTAACTATCGGTCttacctttttttatcatttctgttacATTTGCATGAAcacgtatttttatatttaaaattcctACCCTTAACACATTATCCCTTCATATGAGCTCGCTCATATAGTTGGAcgaaacaataagaaataaaggaAGTAGTTTGGAAAATATTTGGCTTGTTTAATTCGTAGTTAACTCGGGCTAAGTGGAACTACGTTAGTAGCGATAGTTGTCAAGGTATTTAAGACCAAAATATATCTTGACGATTCTAGGCTCTGATGCATAATGGTAGGAGGTCATAAGTCTCTTCGAGTAGAAAATTCGACAGGAAAATTCCATTCTCACATGAATATCCAACCAAAAAATTTACAGAAGTAACTCCTGTATACAAAAATCATCAGGAGCAATCTTATCTCGGGACAGGATGCTTCTCGGAAGTATAATGATTATCTTGGCCATTAAAGTATAATATGAAACCATTACGAGAAGTGATTTGTGAtgtaaacaacacagatatatagatatattttcatatatttatgaacacatatacagtatttacatatgtTCTGTTCAGTAGGTCGAATTAAGTTAGTTGCTGACGAAAATAGAGTATATATGGAACTCCATATATACTCTATACCTTCACACCAATCAAACCGAACGGAAGAACCAAAACAAGAAATGCTTCGTAAGCGAGGCGATATTTTAGCGATTTATCGCCGGCTGAAACTTAGGTTATTCGTCTATATTACAGCTAACctgattaatgagagagagagagagagagagagagagagagagagagagagagagagagagagagagagagagagaggaaaacttacTAATGATATTGCAGTTTGAAAATTTAACtgcaaaatatctttttatttcaagtttgaaACACACAATATTTTATCATACTGTATCTGATTCTATATCAACATTTATTCGCCTTAGATGGTTTAACcatagaactgagagagagagagagagagagagagagagagagagagaggacaaacttACCATAATCTAATGATATTGCAGTTTGAAAATTTAActgcgaaatattttttttatttcaagtttgaaacaaacaatattttatcatgCTGTATCTGATTCTATACCAACATTTATTCGCCTTAGATGGTTTAACcatagaactgagagagagagagagagagagagagagagagagagagagagagagagag from Macrobrachium rosenbergii isolate ZJJX-2024 chromosome 54, ASM4041242v1, whole genome shotgun sequence encodes the following:
- the LOC136834574 gene encoding KRAB-A domain-containing protein 2-like, giving the protein MSESIELKFREELYSRYEKCRIYLIPKEEYFQIIEDIRTTSERKNTKSRHQYYLLSKYEVLQCGDVEKLIKKRQTPDETPVYYVSIEDTYDIVKRAHVATGHGGRDRMTKELQVKYANIQRDTDELFKSLCQECQKKRKRPMTKGVVVKPILSSEFSSKGQVDLIDMQSMSCRTYKWIMVYQDHLTKFCVLRPLKSKRAAEVAFQLADIFLLLGLL
- the LOC136834575 gene encoding SCAN domain-containing protein 3-like — encoded protein: MWPELSIVYGKPRHPQSQGSVERANGDIKDMLVARMADNNSTDWATGIKFVQFSRNSAYHAGIKRSPYAAMFGVNARVGLTSTSLPQEIISSLQSEQDLVTLLQERETDTSNPETESTDQEHEPVSPHHPDLDQLQHSINSQRIAASESQKQQAERMVKRSRIELKAGEIGDNVALPIPLVDRRRGDPRNILGVTIDRCPVPNPKNRMRHIASCLLTRTPSQDTNASSWLKSRNYCGRNSSFLNELQAQMK